From Triticum aestivum cultivar Chinese Spring chromosome 4A, IWGSC CS RefSeq v2.1, whole genome shotgun sequence, a single genomic window includes:
- the LOC123085290 gene encoding nuclear transcription factor Y subunit C-2, whose product MENHQLPYTTQPPATGASGAPLPGVPGPPPVPHHHLLQQQQAQLQAFWAYQRQEAERASASDFKNHQLPLARIKKIMKADEDVRMISAEAPVLFAKACELFILELTIRSWLHAEENKRRTLQRNDVAAAIARTDVFDFLVDIVPREEAKEEPGSAALGFAAGGVGAAGGGPAAGLPYYYPPMGQPAAPMMPAWHVPAWEPAWQQGGAGVDQGAGSFGEEGQGFTGGHGGSAGFPPGPPSSE is encoded by the coding sequence ATGGAGAACCACCAGCTGCCCTACACCACCCAGCCCCCGGCAACCGGTGCGTCCGGAGCCCCGCTGCCGGGCGTGCCTGGGCCGCCGCCGGTGCCACACCACCACCTGCtccagcagcagcaggcccagcTGCAGGCGTTCTGGGCGTACCAGCGGCAGGAGGCGGAGCGCGCATCGGCGTCCGACTTTAAGAACCACCAGCTGCCGCTGGCGCGTATCAAGAAGATCATGAAGGCCGACGAGGACGTGCGCATGATCTCCGCGGAGGCGCCCGTGCTCTTCGCCAAGGCCTGCGAGCTCTTCATCCTCGAGCTCACCATCCGCTCCTGGCTGCACGCCGAGGAGAACAAGCGCCGCACACTGCAGCGCAACGACGTCGCCGCTGCCATCGCGCGCACCGACGTCTTCGACTTCCTCGTCGACATTGTGCCGCGCGAGGAGGCCAAGGAGGAGCCCGGCAGCGCAGCCCTCGGGTTTGCCGCCGGAGGGGTTGGTGCGGCCGGTGGGGGCCCCGCCGCTGGGCTGCCGTACTACTATCCGCCGATGGGGCAGCCGGCGGCACCGATGATGCCGGCCTGGCATGTTCCGGCGTGGGAACCTGCGTGGCAGCAAGGCGGGGCGGGCGTGGACCAGGGTGCCGGGAGCTTCGGCGAGGAAGGGCAAGGGTTCACGGGGGGGCATGGTGGCTCAGCTGGCTTCCCTCCCGGGCCTCCAAGCTCCGAGTGA